The window AACGCATCGGGATCGTAGGGCTCGCCGAATTCTTTGCTGGCGACGAAGTCATCCCACTTCTTTTGATAGATCTCGACCGGCACGTGCTGGTTTTCGAGCACATCGAGTCCGATGTTCGAATGAATGCCGATTACTTCGCCTTTGAGATTGAAGAGCGGCCCGCCGGAATCGCCGGGATAGACGGTGGCGTCGGTTTGCAGCCCGGCGAGTGGATCGGTGCCGTCGCCGACGACAAGTATGCGGCCGAGTCGCAGCGGCGGTTTGCGATCTTTGAAAATGCCGCCAGGATGGCCCGTGGCGAGGCACCACTCACCGGCTTTCGGTTTCTCCTTCGACATTTTCACATGAGGCCATTTGTCGTCGACCTGAATCTTTGCCAGACCGGCATCCCACTCATGATCCATGCCGAGCGATTTGGCTTTCACGCGACGACCATCGCTCAGTTCGACATCGAAAATATCACCGGGAATCATGATGACGTGAGCCGCGGTCAGAATGTAACCATCTTCGCTCACGATTACGCCGCTGCCGGAAGAATCTTCCAAGTGAATGCCGACCGTCGCGGCAATCATTTTGTCGAGATGCTCGCGAGTTTGCTCCTGCGCCTTTTTCAGTTCGGCCAGTGTGGGACTTTCGGCCACGACCGGCGCGACCAAGATTAATACCAACAGCAGAGAGCAACTGTGAAAAATGCCGCGCTTCATAGTGACCAACTCTCCCGGGAATGCAGGCTTCCCTGAGGAAATGAGCTGCCTCCGATTCGTAGCTCCAAAACTCGCTCCGCCTCTGGCGTGGGAGAGCGGCGAGGGCTTGTGCGAAACAAACCCGCCAACACCAGTGAGTCCATTGTGATCGCCGACCGCAAATCTGCCAAGAAGGGCGATGATTACCTATTCCTTACTCTTCCGGTCAAAAACGCGATCGGCAAAGTCCCAATAATGCTTCCAATCTTCCAGAATCAGGTTGTGCTTGCCCGGCCGCAGATGATAGTGAGCCTGGTCGCCGTGAATCGCGTTGCCGATCGCTGGCAGGTCGGCTTTGCCGAGAGCCTTATGTCCAAATAGTTCGTACACGGACGCTGCGTGGATGACGCTGAGGTACTCGCCGCGCGGGTCGGCCCAGCGATCTTCGCTCGAGCTACCAACGGCGACAGCTCGCGGCGCGATGAGCGCGATTAACTCATGTTGATCGATCGGTAGCTCATCTTCGCGATCGGTGTAACTTTTGAAATTCGAGCAGAACCAATGCGGAAAGGCCGTGGTGATCCGTGCGACTTGTTCGCGCCCCGTGAATCGCCTCCGGCTGATTGCAGCACCGCCGCAGCCCGAGTCATTCGAAACCGCCAGGGCAAACCGCTGATCCTCGGCCGCTGCCCAGAGCGCCGTCTTGCCGCCGCGCGAATGGCCGATAACAGCAACTTTTTTCGCATCGATTTGCGGCACGGTTTGCAAATAATCGAGCACGCGGCTCGCTCCCCAAGCCCAGGCCGCGATCGTGCCCCAAGAATCGGCCTGACGCTCACCTTCGTCAAGCAAGCCATGCGCGCCATCTTTAAAACCGTCGTCCTTATCCGGATCGACATCTGCGTTCAGAAACGCAGCCATCGCATAGCTGCGGGCGATTCCTTCCTCGACGGGCCAGAATTCACTTTTCTTTTCGCGGGTGGGATCGATGTTCTCAGCGCCACGATTGCAGATCAATACGAACGCCGGTACTGGAGCATCCGATTTGTTGGGAAAAAATAGATTGACGCGAATCGTCAGCGACTTGCTTTCCCGCGCAATGCGGATCTCGACCTGCCTCAGCGTCGCCTTGCCGCCGAGCGTCTCTTTATCTTCATGCGTCACATGAAACGACTGCTCGTAGCGAGTCACCGGCATGCGGCCATAGACGTGCGTGCGAAAAAGTTCCAGCACTTCGCCGCGCCGAGTTTTCTGCCACTCCTCGGGCGTCGTCACGGATTTGCCCGACTGCAGCTTCAGCACTTCCGGCAATTGATACGCAGGCATCGCCGGATCCGGTGGATACGCTTCCTCTGCATAGCAAGCGAAGCCAGTCGCGAGCGCGATCACAACACAGAACGAATGTAGATGCATTCGGCAGTTCAGCATCACTGGGTTCTCTCTTTCATAGCTGCAATCAGTCGCGTCAGTTGCGCTCGCATCTCCGCCGCAGGGAGCAGCACCTTCTGACCATGCCCCGGCAGGATCCACTCGAAATCGTACTCGAGAAGTCGCTGCATCGACAGAATCTGTTCGCCCCAAGAGTGCCAGCAGTAATCGTGCGAAGCCGAGAGTTGCTGCCCGTCGCGATCCCAATCGAGATGATCGCCGGTGAAAAGAAAGCGTTGCTGAAACAGCAGCACACAATGTCCCTCAGTATGGCCGGGCGTGGCGATGGCGGTCAGATCGGGAGACAAATCCCACGGCCCATCGCCATCGAGAATCATTTCCGCGCCAGGTTGCGACGACAACTCCTCGCGATGAATGATCCGCTGACTGCCAAAGTGCGCGGCAAAACGCTCGGCATCGGCGACATCATCCGAATGTGTCAAAAAGATATGACTCACGCCGCCGAGATTTTCCAAGCGCTTCACCAGCGGCGCGATGAACTTCGGCGAGTCGACCAGCCAGTTCCCCGCCGCGCGGCGAATGAAGTAGCTATTTCCGCCGTATGATTTTGGGGAGTTGTAGCCGCAATAGTAGACAGGCTCTTCGATGAGGAGCGGAAAGTCATTCATTACGGACTTTACATCATCGTCGCCGAGACAACCGATGGAGCCGGTGGGGCAAGAGACGAGTGCGTGCAAAGCGCGGAGGCGATCCGAGTTGTTTTGTGGCTGATTCTTCACGTAAGAAGTCTGCGCCGCTTCGCCGAAGACGGCGGGAGCGATTTGCCGACAGGCATCGCAATCGATGCAGGTCGAATCGACGAAAAAGTCGCCGGGGAAATTTTCTGCCACACGTTTGCGTTGATCGGCCACGACTCACTCTCCACTTGTCTTACAATCATCGTAGCAAATGATTTTTCTCGGGCCGGCGCGCGGTTCGCAGCATTGCTCGAGGAAAATCAGCGACTGAGGAGCTTTCGTGGCAGACACTTCGCCGCCGAATGGTGGTTTTTCGCGACTTTCGGGGCTCGGCCGGGCCCTGAGCAATCGAAATTATCGGTTGTTCTTTGCCGGGCAAGGAACGTCGCTCATCGGCACCTGGATGTCTCGGCTGGCGACCAGCTGGCTCGTTTATCGCTGGAGCGGCGACAACGCCGCGTGGATGCTTGGCGTGGTGAGCTTCATCGGCCTGGCGCCGATTTTTGTGCTGAGCCCGATCGCAGGGGTGTTTGTCGATCGCTGGGACCGCTATCGCGTGCTGCTTGTCACGCAGATTCTGTCGCTACTTCAATCGGCGGGCCTAGCTGCCGTGGCGTTCTGCGCCGATCCGAGTTGGGGCGTGTGGGCCGTTTGCGGACTGAGCTTTTTGCAAGGGCTGATCAATTCGTTCGATATGCCGGCGCGACAGTCCTTGCTGGTATCGCTCATCGCCAAGCGCGAGGACTTGCCGAATGCGATCGCGCTTAACTCTTCGCTGGTCAACGGCTCGCGGTTGATCGGACCGATGATCGCGGGATTTGTTATTGCGCTGACGAACGAAGCCTGGTGTTTTGTCTTCGACGCCATCAGCTACGTCGCCGTAGTGCTGGCTCTTCTCGCGATGCAAGTTCCTCGCGCTGCGAACAAGCCGGTGGCCGCGTCGATCGCGACGCATCTGCGCGAGGGCGTGCAGTACGCTTGGGGCTTTCCACCGATTCGAATTCTATTGCTGCTACTCGGCGTTGTGAGCTTTGCTTCGATGACGCAATCGGTGCTCATGCCGGTTTTTGCTGCGGAATTGCTGAAAGGCGGGCCGTATACGCTGGGGCTCCTCTCGGCGGCTTCGGGACTGGGTGCGCTCGGCGGCGCCCTTTATCTCGCTTCGCGACCGAGCGTGCTCGGCCTCGGCAGAGTGATTATCGTAGCGACGACGTTGCTGGGCGTGTCGCTCGCAGCGTTCTCGTGGTCGCACATTCCCTGGCTGTCGGCGTGTTGCCTGGTGGGAGTTGGCGCCGGCATGATGATCGAGATGGCCGCCTGCAACACGCTGATTCAAACGATGGTCGACGAAGACAAGCGCGGCCGCGTCATGGGCTTTTACAGCATGGCATTTCAAGGGACCGCACCGTTCGGCAGTTTGCTGACGGGGCTCCTCTCGCAGTGGATCGGCGTGCGCGAAGTGGTCTTCGGCTCGGCAGTGGTGATACTCATCGCGGCGATCACGTTCGCGTCGCAACTCCGCCGGCTGCGACAGAGTGCTCGTCCCATCTACGAGCGCCTCGGCATCTTGCCAGCCACGGCCCAGGGACTTAATACTGCGGCGGAAACGATGCCGGGACCGCAATAGCGCGAACCTGTCGCACGTCTGCCGTGTCGTCCCTGCGTTCTATCCGCTCGTGTTCTATTCCCACCATCGAAGAAATTAATTGCGCTATGGAATTGAAACTCCGCGCTGCCACGGCTGATGATTATCAACAACTGGGCGAGATGAATCGTCAATTGTCCGATGACGAACAAAGTCGCAACCCTATGAACGCCGCGCAGATGGCCGACCGGATGGAGAAATGGCTGCACGAAGGTTGGCAGGGAATTCTCTTTGAACTGAACTCAGCAATCGTCGGCTATTCGATTTTCAAGATAGGCAGCGATTACTACGATCCGTCGATACCCGAAGTTCACCTGCGGCAGTTTCTCATCGTGCGCGAACAACGTGGCCAAGGTCTCGGCCGGCAAGCGATGCGGTCGCTGGTGGAGACGGTATTTCCGCGCGGCGCGGTGATTCATCTCGACGTGCTGGCCACGAATCCGCGCGGTTTGCGGTTCTGGCAATCCGTCGGCTTTCAGCATTATTCGACGGCGATGAAATTCACCACGCCATCGACCTGAGGAACTCTCCGATGAAACAATCGCTCGGACTCGTTTCGCTCGTCGTGCGCGACTACGACGAAGCCATTGCCTGGTTCGTCGACAAGTTGGGCTTTGTCTTGATCGAGGACACATTCGTTCCGGAACAAGCGAAACGTTGGGTGGTTATCTCTCCGCCAGGCGCCAGCGAGTCTCGGCTGCTGCTGGCACAAGCATCGACACCAGAGCAGGAGTCGCGCATCGGCAATCAAACGGGCGGCCGCGTGTTCTTGTTTCTGTACACCGACGATTTTTGGCGCGACTACGAGCGTTACCGGCAGAACGGCGTGGAGTTTGTGCGGCCGCCGGTACCGCATCCGTATGGGACCGTGGCGGTCTTTCGCGATTTGTACGGCAATTCGTGGGATTTGCTGCAGCCGACAGAGCAGAATTTGTCGCAGTGAGCGTCGGCTGTAAGATCTGGCCCGACCGCCGGTAATCCTTCGCAGATGACAGTTTCAATCAAGTTTGCGAAAAGGAGCCTACCATGTCTCACATCGATAAAGTCCTGTATACGGCCAAGACCCACACCACTGGCGGCCGTGATGGCGCATCGCGCAGTTCCGATGGACGCCTCGAAGCTCAACTCTCGTCGCCCGGCACCGCGGGAACCGGCACGAATCCTGAACAACTCTTCGCAGCCGGTTGGTCGGCTTGCTTTCTCGGCGCGATGGGCGTGGCCGCGAGCAAAGCAAAAGTCACGTTGCCAGCCGATCGGGCTGTCGATGCTGAAGTCGATCTCGGTTTGGCCGAAGGGGGTTACCTGCTGCGAGCGCGGCTGAATGTCAGCTTGCCAGGGCTCGATCGCGCGGTAGCTCAATCGATCGTTGACGCCGCACATCAGATTTGCCCGTACTCGAAGGCAACGCGCGGCAATATCGACGTCGAAATCAATCTGGTCTGAGAAGCGATCCCTCCCAGCGGTGGCCTCGTCCGGTTAGGGACTACCTTCGACAATCTCACTGTCGCGGTAGCCCAGCCGGCAGGCTTTTGTTTTCAACTTGGCTCCGGTAGGGACCTCGATCGCGCCGGTGTAAAGCTTCCAGAGTGGTTTGCCCATCTGTTTGAGTTCGCCGTGCGTATACGCGATCGAAGCGCCAACGGTTTCGCAGGCGATGGTCGCTTTGTTACCAGCAAACCCGATCCTCGGCGCTGCCGTAACCGACCATTTGCCGCCAGGGCGGCGCTCTTCATTGAGAACCGCTTCTGGAATCAAGCCGAGATCGCCGGTTTCTTTCCGCCATTTTTCGTGAGCGGCGCGAAGGCGAATGAGTTCGGCCGCAAACTCTGGCTTATCCGCAAGGTTATTCACTTCGTGCGGATCTTTGTCGGTGTCGTAGAGTTCTTCGATGGGCTTCGTCGGCTGAAAGAAAATCGTCTGCGGAAAGACGAGCTTATCCGCAGCGGCCAGGCGTCGCCATTCTTGCATCGTCGGCATTTCATTCATGTAGGCGATGTCCTGCGCATACGGCAGGTCGGGACGATAGTTGCGGATGTATTTGAATCGCTTATCGCGCACCGAGCGAATGATATCGAGCGTTTCGTCCATTCGGTCGCGAGCCGCGAATACATACTCGCGCTCTTTGGCTTTCTCAGGGCCGAGAAAAACCTGCCCCTGCAAATGCTGCGGCCGTTCGATGCCGGCAAGTGCGAGGAGCGTCGGCGCGAAATCGAGGAAGCAGACGAGGTCTTCGCGTACACTCGCCGGTTCGATCTTCCCCGGCCAACGAATGACGAGCGGCACGCGAATGCCGCTGTCGTAAACCCAGCGTTTGCCGCGCGGCAAACCCCGACCGTGATCACCCCAAAAAAAGACGACTGTCTTATCCGCCAGGCCGTCTTCGTCGAGTTGTTTCAGAATCTCGCCGACTCGTTTGTCGGTGAACGTGAGGTTGTCGTAGTAATTAGCCAGGTCGCGGCGAACGATCGGCGTATCGGGATAGTACGGCGGCAGGACCATTTTCGCCGGATCATGACGTTCGCTCTCGGCGAGTTTCTCGCGACGGGCCGCCTGTTGTTTTTCGCCGAGGCGAATCTGACTCTCGTGCGTTGAGACAAGATTGATGACGCTGAAGAACGGCTGATCTTTGTCGGGCCGATTCCGCCAATGAGCGCCGGCGCGATTGTCATCCCAGGCCGTCAGCGGAGCATCGAAGTTGTAATCGGTTTTGTTATCGTTGGTGCAGTAGTAACCCGCGCCTCGCAGATACTCAGTGAAGCATTTCACATGCGCCGGCGGCACGCCCTTGCAGCGCATGTAATGCGTGCCGATGGTCGTCGGATGCATGCCAGTGATCAGACCGGAGCGACTCGGCGCGCACACACCCGCGTGGGTGAAGGCTCGCGTGAAGCGCGCCCCTTGTTTCGCCAGCCCATCAATGTTCGGCGTGAGCGCTTGCTCGTCGCCGTAGCAGCCGAGATCGGGGCTGATGTCCTCCAGGCTGATCCAGAGAATATTCGGCCGCGACTCGGCGGCGAGCGCGGTTGAGAAAACACCAAATACGATGAGCAAGAAGTACCGCAGCATGGCCATTTACTTTTTGAACTTGAGTTGAGTGAACTCGGCCACGCGATCGCGAATCGCTGGCTCGACCGGCAGCCGTTCCATGCTACTCGCGCCATAGAAACCACTCACGCCGCTGGTGTGATCGAGAATGTACTGAGCATCGGCCGGCTCGGCGATTGGCCCGCCGTGGCAAAGGACGATCACGTCGCTGCGCACTCGCTTGGCTGCATCATGAATCGCTTGCACGCGGCGAGCAGAATCTTCGAGCGTCACCGCCGACGTCGCGCCGATGGTTCCCTTCGTCGTCAGGCCCATGTGGGCAATGATGATGTCGGCTCCCGCTTCGGCCATCGCCGTCGATTCTTCGGCATTAAAGCAGTAGGGAG is drawn from Anatilimnocola floriformis and contains these coding sequences:
- a CDS encoding glucuronyl esterase domain-containing protein; this translates as MHLHSFCVVIALATGFACYAEEAYPPDPAMPAYQLPEVLKLQSGKSVTTPEEWQKTRRGEVLELFRTHVYGRMPVTRYEQSFHVTHEDKETLGGKATLRQVEIRIARESKSLTIRVNLFFPNKSDAPVPAFVLICNRGAENIDPTREKKSEFWPVEEGIARSYAMAAFLNADVDPDKDDGFKDGAHGLLDEGERQADSWGTIAAWAWGASRVLDYLQTVPQIDAKKVAVIGHSRGGKTALWAAAEDQRFALAVSNDSGCGGAAISRRRFTGREQVARITTAFPHWFCSNFKSYTDREDELPIDQHELIALIAPRAVAVGSSSEDRWADPRGEYLSVIHAASVYELFGHKALGKADLPAIGNAIHGDQAHYHLRPGKHNLILEDWKHYWDFADRVFDRKSKE
- a CDS encoding MBL fold metallo-hydrolase, which encodes MADQRKRVAENFPGDFFVDSTCIDCDACRQIAPAVFGEAAQTSYVKNQPQNNSDRLRALHALVSCPTGSIGCLGDDDVKSVMNDFPLLIEEPVYYCGYNSPKSYGGNSYFIRRAAGNWLVDSPKFIAPLVKRLENLGGVSHIFLTHSDDVADAERFAAHFGSQRIIHREELSSQPGAEMILDGDGPWDLSPDLTAIATPGHTEGHCVLLFQQRFLFTGDHLDWDRDGQQLSASHDYCWHSWGEQILSMQRLLEYDFEWILPGHGQKVLLPAAEMRAQLTRLIAAMKERTQ
- a CDS encoding MFS transporter produces the protein MADTSPPNGGFSRLSGLGRALSNRNYRLFFAGQGTSLIGTWMSRLATSWLVYRWSGDNAAWMLGVVSFIGLAPIFVLSPIAGVFVDRWDRYRVLLVTQILSLLQSAGLAAVAFCADPSWGVWAVCGLSFLQGLINSFDMPARQSLLVSLIAKREDLPNAIALNSSLVNGSRLIGPMIAGFVIALTNEAWCFVFDAISYVAVVLALLAMQVPRAANKPVAASIATHLREGVQYAWGFPPIRILLLLLGVVSFASMTQSVLMPVFAAELLKGGPYTLGLLSAASGLGALGGALYLASRPSVLGLGRVIIVATTLLGVSLAAFSWSHIPWLSACCLVGVGAGMMIEMAACNTLIQTMVDEDKRGRVMGFYSMAFQGTAPFGSLLTGLLSQWIGVREVVFGSAVVILIAAITFASQLRRLRQSARPIYERLGILPATAQGLNTAAETMPGPQ
- a CDS encoding GNAT family N-acetyltransferase, encoding MELKLRAATADDYQQLGEMNRQLSDDEQSRNPMNAAQMADRMEKWLHEGWQGILFELNSAIVGYSIFKIGSDYYDPSIPEVHLRQFLIVREQRGQGLGRQAMRSLVETVFPRGAVIHLDVLATNPRGLRFWQSVGFQHYSTAMKFTTPST
- a CDS encoding VOC family protein — protein: MKQSLGLVSLVVRDYDEAIAWFVDKLGFVLIEDTFVPEQAKRWVVISPPGASESRLLLAQASTPEQESRIGNQTGGRVFLFLYTDDFWRDYERYRQNGVEFVRPPVPHPYGTVAVFRDLYGNSWDLLQPTEQNLSQ
- a CDS encoding organic hydroperoxide resistance protein, with product MSHIDKVLYTAKTHTTGGRDGASRSSDGRLEAQLSSPGTAGTGTNPEQLFAAGWSACFLGAMGVAASKAKVTLPADRAVDAEVDLGLAEGGYLLRARLNVSLPGLDRAVAQSIVDAAHQICPYSKATRGNIDVEINLV
- a CDS encoding sulfatase-like hydrolase/transferase, with the protein product MLRYFLLIVFGVFSTALAAESRPNILWISLEDISPDLGCYGDEQALTPNIDGLAKQGARFTRAFTHAGVCAPSRSGLITGMHPTTIGTHYMRCKGVPPAHVKCFTEYLRGAGYYCTNDNKTDYNFDAPLTAWDDNRAGAHWRNRPDKDQPFFSVINLVSTHESQIRLGEKQQAARREKLAESERHDPAKMVLPPYYPDTPIVRRDLANYYDNLTFTDKRVGEILKQLDEDGLADKTVVFFWGDHGRGLPRGKRWVYDSGIRVPLVIRWPGKIEPASVREDLVCFLDFAPTLLALAGIERPQHLQGQVFLGPEKAKEREYVFAARDRMDETLDIIRSVRDKRFKYIRNYRPDLPYAQDIAYMNEMPTMQEWRRLAAADKLVFPQTIFFQPTKPIEELYDTDKDPHEVNNLADKPEFAAELIRLRAAHEKWRKETGDLGLIPEAVLNEERRPGGKWSVTAAPRIGFAGNKATIACETVGASIAYTHGELKQMGKPLWKLYTGAIEVPTGAKLKTKACRLGYRDSEIVEGSP